The Actinomyces lilanjuaniae genome segment GGGACCATGCCCTTCGCCCCGCGGCAGGTCGCTGCCACCTACTCCTGGAGCCTCGCCATGCTCCCGGCCCTGCTGCTCCTGCTGGCGCCGCCCCTCCTCAACCGCCTGCTGGGCACCGCGCTGCGCCTGGCTGGGCGGCCCCCGCTGGAGGGGGCGGTTAGCTGGACCGGGGTGCTGGCCTGCGCCGCCTGGAGCCTCCTGGCTTGGACGGCCGCCGGGCTGCAGGTGTTCCTCCTGGCCGTGGGCACCGGGATGGAGGCCAGCACCTCCACGCTCGTGCTGTGCGTTGGGGGGTACGCCCTGGCCTGGAGCGTGGGATTCCTCGTGGTCCTTGTCCCCGCCGGGGCCGGGGTACGTGAGGCGGTGCTTGCCCTGGTGCTGGCCGGATCCCTGTCCAGCGGCGGCACCGTGGTAGTCGTGCTGCTGTCACGCGTGGTGCTGACCGTCGCCGACCTGGCCCTGGGAGGCCTCGGCCTGCTTGCGGCGCGCACGCACCGGAACCACCGAGGCCACGGCGCGGGCTCGCCGTAGGAGGCCCGGCAGGCACGCCACAAGCACCACCGCCCAGGAGAACCCGGTGACCAGCAGCCCCGCGACCAGCCACGGGGCGGTGTAGTCCAGGCGAATCGTGTGGTTGCCCGCCTGAGGGACGTAGACCGCCACGGCGGCGTTGTCCGCCTCCACCAGCTCGACCTGCCTGCCGTCCAGGGTCGCCTGCCATCCTCCGTCGCGCAAGGGGTCGGCGATGACGACCCACCCCGGGCCGTCGGAGTCCACGGCCAGCTCCACGGTGTCGGTGCCGAGGTCCTTCTCCGTGACGGTGGCCGAGGTCCCCTCCGTCATGGCCTGGACGTCAGAGGCGTCCTCCAGCACGACGGTGTCCTCGGCCAGCTCCCCCTCCTCCAGGACTGCCAGCCGCTCCTGCTCGTCCTCGACAACCGTCTGGGTCGAGGCCCAGCGCACCCGGTCCAGGGCGCTCAGCCGCTCCAGGACGATAGCGTCCCCGGCGTGGACGAGGCGCAGGTCGTCGTCGAGAGGGCGGTAGGGGTCCAGCGCCAGGGTACCGTCAGCCCGTGTCCCCAGGTCCAGGCTGCCCTCGGTCTGGGTCAGTGCCACCTCTGCGTGCCAGGACTGGTTGTCAGGAATGTCCTCCCCGGCTACGGCGACGTACCCGTCAAGACCCGGTGCCCCGTCAATGTCCGAGGTGGAGGTGGCCAGCACGCTGCCGTCGTCGTCGCTGAGGATCCTGACCGTCAGCAGCCCGTCGTCCGTCTCCAGCGACTCGTAGGAGGAGGCGGTGACGACGATCCCACGCACGGCTCCGGCGAAGGACCCTGAGGCCAGGACCATCCCGTCGGCGCGCAGCGTGGTCGCCTCCGTCGCAGCCGCTCCCTCCTCCCGCTGACCAGGGAAGTACTCCGACATCGGGGCCACGACGTATCTGGCTGCGTAGCGGTCAAGGACCCCGCTGTCAGCGCCGTCGAGCAACGAGCCCACGGGCAGCATGGAGTAGGTGGAAGTCTGGAAGAAGCCGTCCTCGACCTGGGACATGGTCTCACGCCACTGCGGGGAGACAAAGGCGTGCCCGCTCAGCGCGCGCTGGCGGTAGAGGGTCGAGGTCCCCGGCATCATCGCGGTGTACACCGACACGTAGCGGTTACCGTCGAGCCTGTCCTCCAGGAGCTCGTGGGTCGGGGTCCTGGCGTAGAAGGTGTCGGAGTCGCTCAGCGGCCACCAGCGCCGGGCCGTGTCCACCGAGGTGAGGGTCGTCAGGACCAGGGCCACGACAACGGCAAGCACCGCCGTCGAGCGCCGGGGCAGCACCCAGGCCAGTCCCGCCGCCGCCGTGCAGACCCCCATGAGCACCAGCGTGGTCCCGATGAGCCGCCACGAGGTCTGCGCGTCCTGCGGGTCCCGGTAGCGTATGGCCAGGACCACCATGACCCCCACCAGCCCGGCTGCCACCACCAGCGCGCCCCCGGCCACCACCCGTGACCGGACGGGCCGGGCGACCCCCCACAGCCTGCCCAGCTGTGCCCTCAGGCCCTCGGCCTCGTAGACCGCCGCCAGACCGCACGCGGCCAGGACAGCTACCAGGAACCCAAGGACCGAGCGCATGCGTCCGATAGGGCTGCTTCCCACGCCCGGCACCTCCTGGAGCAGCCGCAGCAGCGGACCGCCCAGGTAGACGGCGACCAGGAGCACAACAAGCGCGGCGATAAGGAAGGGCAGCACGCCCCGGGGAGGTCGCCGCCGGGAGGTGACGAGCAGGGCCAGTGAGACCAGGACCAGGGCGGCAGCACCGATGTAGGAGAACCCCTCTACCGGGTGGGCGATCCACCGGCCGG includes the following:
- a CDS encoding lysylphosphatidylglycerol synthase domain-containing protein codes for the protein MRAVLQLLRSPWLRTVFLLSALSLALYAVASQWAQVRAAMSGMSPWLLGGALAAALAYVVLTWLAWRSLLSDMGTSLPRGPAFRVFFVSQLGKYLPGGVWNILAAAELGADHQVPRRRSVSVMAVSVAMSTVTGLALAVGTMPFAPRQVAATYSWSLAMLPALLLLLAPPLLNRLLGTALRLAGRPPLEGAVSWTGVLACAAWSLLAWTAAGLQVFLLAVGTGMEASTSTLVLCVGGYALAWSVGFLVVLVPAGAGVREAVLALVLAGSLSSGGTVVVVLLSRVVLTVADLALGGLGLLAARTHRNHRGHGAGSP
- a CDS encoding YfhO family protein, whose amino-acid sequence is MLPVLPARLVHRARSLPSRLRTWPHRLGADAVDTALARLGWLGVLVFLALVVVPGLLPSRVFLATDLLSVMDPWAVADGNEVTNRLSWDTIDSATPMAVLIVESVRSGDVPLWDPYTNGGTTLAALPNSGLLSPLSLPWWVLPPTAATAGVKIMEVAAAALGMNGLLRRRWGLPRLTVPLATLVYATSGFMVAWTNWPQTRVAAMIPLLFWATDRLAVERRWRDVLPGALVIASMLLGGFPAIVVYSLLTAAGYLLVRALAHGLRPTQVAASLLRSAAGVLLGAGLAAVQLLPFVWQSLHYINFESRTAENTQPLPLQSLASALVPSLLGDPAADTGRWIAHPVEGFSYIGAAALVLVSLALLVTSRRRPPRGVLPFLIAALVVLLVAVYLGGPLLRLLQEVPGVGSSPIGRMRSVLGFLVAVLAACGLAAVYEAEGLRAQLGRLWGVARPVRSRVVAGGALVVAAGLVGVMVVLAIRYRDPQDAQTSWRLIGTTLVLMGVCTAAAGLAWVLPRRSTAVLAVVVALVLTTLTSVDTARRWWPLSDSDTFYARTPTHELLEDRLDGNRYVSVYTAMMPGTSTLYRQRALSGHAFVSPQWRETMSQVEDGFFQTSTYSMLPVGSLLDGADSGVLDRYAARYVVAPMSEYFPGQREEGAAATEATTLRADGMVLASGSFAGAVRGIVVTASSYESLETDDGLLTVRILSDDDGSVLATSTSDIDGAPGLDGYVAVAGEDIPDNQSWHAEVALTQTEGSLDLGTRADGTLALDPYRPLDDDLRLVHAGDAIVLERLSALDRVRWASTQTVVEDEQERLAVLEEGELAEDTVVLEDASDVQAMTEGTSATVTEKDLGTDTVELAVDSDGPGWVVIADPLRDGGWQATLDGRQVELVEADNAAVAVYVPQAGNHTIRLDYTAPWLVAGLLVTGFSWAVVLVACLPGLLRRARAVASVVPVRARRKQAEASQGQVGDGQHHA